In Streptomyces qaidamensis, one DNA window encodes the following:
- a CDS encoding amino acid permease produces MSSTLFRTKKVEQSILDTEEPEHALKKSLSALDLTVFGVGVIIGTGIFVLTGTVAKDNAGPATALAFVASGIACALAALCYAEFASTVPVAGSAYTFSYASLGELPAWIIGWDLVLEFALGTAVVAVGWSGYIQSLMDNAGWTMPAGLGSREGADAFGFDILAAALVLVLTGILVLGMKLSARITSIVVAIKVTVVLVVIIAGAFLIKGDNYDPFIPKEQPVEAGASLDSPLIQLMFGWAPSNFGVMGIFTAASVVFFAFIGFDVVATAAEETKNPQRDMPRGILGSLLICTTLYVLVSIVVTGMQHYSQLSVDAPLADAFKATGHPWFAGFISFGAAVGLTTVCMILLLGQTRVFFAMSRDGLLPRFFSRVHPRFKTPHRPTILLGVIIAVLAGFTPLTELAALVNIGTLFAFVVVAIGVIILRKSRPDLPRAFRTPWVPVIPILSVCASLWLMINLPAETWVRFAIWMAAGFLVYFLYGRTHSRLARRESGEEQPSVGGGTP; encoded by the coding sequence GTGAGCAGTACCCTCTTCCGGACGAAGAAGGTCGAGCAGTCCATCCTCGACACCGAGGAGCCAGAGCACGCGCTCAAGAAGTCCCTGTCAGCGCTGGATCTGACCGTCTTCGGCGTCGGTGTGATCATCGGTACCGGCATCTTCGTACTCACCGGCACAGTCGCCAAGGACAACGCCGGGCCCGCGACGGCCCTGGCGTTCGTGGCGTCCGGCATCGCCTGCGCCCTGGCCGCCCTCTGCTACGCCGAGTTCGCGTCCACGGTCCCGGTCGCCGGGTCCGCCTACACGTTCTCGTACGCCTCCCTCGGTGAACTGCCAGCCTGGATCATCGGCTGGGACCTCGTCCTGGAATTCGCGCTCGGTACGGCGGTGGTGGCCGTCGGCTGGTCGGGCTACATCCAGTCGCTCATGGACAACGCGGGCTGGACGATGCCCGCGGGCCTGGGCAGCCGCGAGGGCGCCGACGCCTTCGGCTTCGACATCCTCGCCGCCGCGCTCGTCCTCGTTCTGACCGGCATCCTCGTGCTCGGCATGAAGCTGTCCGCGCGGATCACGTCGATCGTCGTCGCCATCAAGGTGACGGTCGTCCTCGTCGTGATCATCGCGGGCGCGTTCCTCATCAAGGGTGACAACTACGACCCGTTCATTCCGAAGGAGCAGCCTGTGGAGGCCGGGGCAAGTCTCGACTCCCCGCTGATCCAGCTCATGTTCGGCTGGGCGCCCTCCAACTTCGGCGTGATGGGCATCTTCACCGCCGCCTCGGTCGTGTTCTTCGCCTTCATCGGCTTCGACGTCGTGGCCACGGCCGCGGAGGAGACCAAGAACCCGCAGCGCGACATGCCGCGCGGCATCCTCGGCTCCCTCCTGATCTGCACGACGCTGTACGTCCTCGTGTCGATCGTCGTCACCGGCATGCAGCACTACAGCCAGTTGTCCGTCGACGCGCCGCTGGCCGACGCCTTCAAGGCGACCGGGCATCCGTGGTTCGCCGGCTTCATCAGCTTCGGCGCCGCGGTCGGCCTGACGACGGTCTGCATGATCCTGCTGCTCGGCCAGACCCGGGTGTTCTTCGCGATGAGCCGGGACGGACTGCTGCCGCGGTTCTTCTCGCGCGTCCACCCGCGGTTCAAGACGCCGCACCGGCCGACCATCCTGCTCGGCGTGATCATCGCCGTCCTCGCCGGGTTCACGCCGCTGACCGAGCTCGCCGCCCTGGTCAACATCGGCACGCTGTTCGCCTTCGTGGTCGTCGCCATCGGCGTGATCATCCTCCGCAAGTCCCGCCCCGACCTGCCCCGGGCCTTCCGCACCCCGTGGGTGCCGGTGATCCCGATCCTGTCGGTCTGCGCGTCCCTGTGGCTGATGATCAACCTTCCCGCCGAGACGTGGGTCCGCTTCGCCATCTGGATGGCCGCCGGCTTCCTCGTCTACTTCCTGTACGGACGCACCCACAGCCGCCTCGCACGCCGCGAGTCGGGAGAGGAGCAGCCGAGCGTGGGTGGTGGCACGCCGTAA
- a CDS encoding sugar ABC transporter substrate-binding protein yields MRRAAVAIAAGAMAVSLAACGSAKESGDNADSTGSAKKGDDIKVGLLLPENATARYEKFDRPLIEEKVKELTNGKGEVVYANAKQDASTQNQQVDTMVTNKVDVLIVDAVDSKAIAGSVKKAKDAGIPVVAYDRLAEGPIDAYTSFDNETVGKTQGEALLKALGDKAKDGQIVMMNGSSTDPNAAQFKKGAHSVLDGKVKIGREYDTKEWKPENANSNMEGAISALGKDKIVGVYSANDGMAGGIITALKAAGIADIPVTGQDAELAGVQRIVTGEQYMSVYKPYPQEADVAAEMAVALAQGKSLDSIAKDKVDSPTTKAIPSVLVPVVSLTKDNIKDTVIKDGIYTVNEICTGKYKAACDKIGLN; encoded by the coding sequence ATGCGTCGCGCCGCTGTCGCTATTGCCGCCGGTGCGATGGCTGTTTCGCTTGCTGCCTGTGGCAGCGCCAAGGAGTCGGGCGACAACGCCGACTCCACCGGGTCCGCCAAGAAGGGCGACGACATCAAGGTCGGCCTGCTCCTTCCCGAGAACGCGACCGCCCGTTACGAGAAGTTCGACCGTCCCCTCATCGAGGAGAAGGTCAAGGAGCTCACCAACGGCAAGGGCGAGGTCGTCTACGCCAACGCCAAGCAGGACGCCAGCACGCAGAACCAGCAGGTCGACACGATGGTGACCAACAAGGTCGACGTGCTGATCGTGGACGCTGTCGACTCCAAGGCGATCGCCGGCTCGGTGAAGAAGGCCAAGGACGCGGGCATCCCCGTCGTCGCCTACGACCGCCTGGCCGAGGGCCCGATCGACGCCTACACCTCGTTCGACAACGAGACCGTCGGCAAGACCCAGGGCGAGGCCCTGCTGAAGGCCCTGGGTGACAAGGCCAAGGACGGCCAGATCGTCATGATGAACGGGTCCTCCACCGACCCGAACGCCGCCCAGTTCAAGAAGGGCGCGCACTCCGTGCTCGACGGCAAGGTGAAGATCGGCCGCGAGTACGACACCAAGGAGTGGAAGCCGGAGAACGCCAACTCCAACATGGAGGGCGCCATCTCCGCCCTCGGCAAGGACAAGATCGTCGGCGTGTACTCCGCCAACGACGGCATGGCGGGCGGCATCATCACGGCCCTGAAGGCCGCCGGCATCGCCGACATCCCGGTCACCGGCCAGGACGCCGAACTCGCGGGCGTGCAGCGCATCGTCACCGGTGAGCAGTACATGAGCGTCTACAAGCCCTACCCGCAGGAGGCGGACGTCGCGGCCGAGATGGCCGTCGCCCTCGCCCAGGGCAAGTCGCTCGACTCGATCGCCAAGGACAAGGTCGACAGCCCGACCACCAAGGCCATCCCCTCCGTCCTCGTCCCGGTCGTCTCGCTGACCAAGGACAACATCAAGGACACCGTCATCAAGGACGGCATCTACACCGTGAACGAGATCTGCACGGGCAAGTACAAGGCCGCCTGCGACAAGATCGGCCTCAACTAG
- the dxs gene encoding 1-deoxy-D-xylulose-5-phosphate synthase — protein sequence MPLLTRIRGPRDLDRLNLEELNQLAEEIRSFLVEAVSKTGGHLGPNLGVVELTIALHRVFDSPRDKVLWDTGHQSYVHKLLTGRQDFSKLKMKGGLSGYPSQAESEHDVIENSHASTVLGWADGIAKANQILERDDHVVAVIGDGALTGGMAWEALNNIADAKDRPLVIVVNDNERSYAPTIGGLANHLATLRTTDGYERFLARTKEVLERTPVVGQALYDTLHGAKKGLKDFIAPQGMFEDLGLKYVGPIDGHDLEALESALAKAKRFGGPVIVHCLTEKGRGYQPALQDEADRFHAVGKIHPDTGLPIASSGADWTSVFGEEMVKLGEEREDIVAITAAMLQPVGLDKFAKRFPKRVYDVGIAEQHGAVSAAGLATGGVHPVFAVYATFLNRAFDQVLMDVALHKCGVTFVLDRAGVTGTDGASHNGMWDMSILQVVPGLRLAAPRDADQVRAQLREAVAVDDAPTVVRFSKGAVGPAVPAVRRVGGMDVLREPGTDRPDVLLVSVGALAPMCLEIAGLLDKQGISTTVVDPRWVKPVDEAMAPLAEQHRVVVTVEDNSRVGGVGSAIAQALRDAGVDVPLRDFGIPPRFLDHASRAEVLAEIGLTAPDIARQVTGLVARLDGRYERSAADAVESARD from the coding sequence GTGCCGCTGCTGACCCGTATCAGGGGACCGCGCGATCTGGACCGGCTCAACCTGGAGGAGCTGAACCAGCTGGCGGAGGAGATCCGCAGCTTCCTCGTCGAAGCGGTCTCCAAGACCGGCGGTCACCTCGGCCCCAACCTCGGCGTGGTGGAGCTCACCATCGCCCTGCACCGGGTCTTCGACTCGCCCCGGGACAAGGTGCTCTGGGACACCGGCCACCAGTCCTATGTCCACAAGCTGCTCACCGGCCGCCAGGACTTCTCGAAGCTGAAGATGAAGGGCGGCCTGTCCGGTTACCCCTCACAGGCCGAGTCCGAGCACGACGTCATCGAGAACTCGCACGCCTCGACCGTCCTCGGCTGGGCCGACGGCATCGCCAAGGCCAACCAGATCCTCGAACGCGACGACCACGTCGTGGCCGTGATCGGTGACGGCGCGCTGACCGGCGGCATGGCCTGGGAGGCGCTGAACAACATCGCCGACGCCAAGGACCGCCCGCTCGTCATCGTCGTCAACGACAACGAGCGGTCCTACGCGCCGACCATCGGCGGCCTCGCCAACCACCTGGCGACCCTGCGCACCACCGACGGCTACGAGCGCTTCCTCGCCCGCACCAAGGAGGTGCTGGAGCGCACCCCCGTCGTCGGACAGGCGCTCTACGACACCCTGCACGGCGCGAAGAAGGGGCTGAAGGACTTCATCGCCCCGCAGGGCATGTTCGAGGACCTCGGCCTGAAGTACGTCGGGCCGATCGACGGACACGACCTGGAGGCCCTGGAGTCCGCGCTCGCCAAGGCCAAGCGGTTCGGCGGGCCGGTCATCGTGCACTGCCTGACCGAGAAGGGCCGCGGCTACCAGCCGGCCCTCCAGGACGAGGCGGACCGCTTCCACGCCGTCGGCAAGATCCACCCCGACACGGGCCTGCCGATCGCCAGCTCCGGCGCCGACTGGACGTCCGTCTTCGGCGAGGAGATGGTCAAGCTCGGCGAGGAGCGCGAGGACATCGTCGCCATCACGGCCGCCATGCTCCAGCCGGTCGGCCTGGACAAGTTCGCCAAACGCTTCCCCAAGCGGGTCTACGACGTCGGCATCGCCGAGCAGCACGGCGCCGTCTCCGCGGCCGGCCTGGCCACCGGCGGCGTGCACCCGGTGTTCGCCGTGTACGCCACGTTCCTCAACCGCGCCTTCGACCAGGTGCTGATGGACGTGGCCCTGCACAAGTGCGGCGTCACCTTCGTCCTCGACCGGGCCGGTGTCACGGGCACCGACGGGGCTTCCCACAACGGCATGTGGGACATGTCGATCCTTCAGGTCGTCCCGGGCCTGCGGCTGGCCGCGCCGCGCGACGCCGACCAGGTGCGCGCCCAGCTGCGCGAGGCCGTCGCCGTAGACGACGCGCCGACCGTCGTCCGCTTCTCCAAGGGCGCCGTCGGCCCCGCCGTCCCGGCCGTGCGCCGCGTCGGCGGCATGGACGTCCTGCGCGAGCCCGGCACCGACCGGCCGGACGTCCTGCTGGTCTCCGTCGGTGCCCTCGCGCCGATGTGCCTGGAGATCGCCGGCCTGCTCGACAAGCAGGGCATCTCCACGACGGTCGTGGACCCGCGCTGGGTCAAGCCCGTCGACGAGGCGATGGCCCCGCTCGCCGAGCAGCACCGGGTCGTCGTCACCGTCGAGGACAACAGCCGGGTCGGCGGCGTCGGCTCGGCGATCGCCCAGGCGCTGCGCGACGCCGGAGTCGACGTGCCGCTGCGGGACTTCGGCATCCCACCGCGTTTCCTCGACCACGCCTCCCGCGCCGAGGTCCTGGCCGAGATCGGGCTCACCGCACCGGACATCGCCCGGCAGGTGACCGGGCTGGTCGCCCGGCTCGACGGCCGCTACGAGCGCTCCGCCGCGGACGCCGTGGAATCCGCGCGCGACTGA
- a CDS encoding ATP-binding cassette domain-containing protein yields the protein MVHVSATPVLALRGVSKRFGAVQALTDVELEVHAGEVVALVGDNGAGKSTLVKTIAGVHPIDEGVIEWDGRSVQINKPHDAQNLGIATVYQDLALCDNIDVVGNLYLGREIRKRGVLDEVEMERRSRELLDTLSIRIPSVRIPIASLSGGQRQTVAIARSMLGEPKLVILDEPTAALGVEQTAQVLDLVERLRERGHAVILISHNMADVKAVADKVAVLRLGRNNGVFEVKSTSQEEIISAITGATDNAVTRRAARTNGEVSK from the coding sequence ATGGTTCACGTGTCCGCTACGCCCGTGCTGGCGTTGCGCGGGGTCTCCAAGCGGTTCGGTGCCGTTCAGGCGCTCACCGACGTAGAGCTTGAGGTCCACGCCGGTGAGGTGGTCGCCCTGGTCGGCGACAACGGAGCCGGAAAGTCCACGCTGGTCAAGACGATCGCCGGCGTGCACCCCATCGATGAGGGTGTCATCGAATGGGACGGCAGGTCCGTCCAGATCAACAAGCCGCACGACGCCCAGAACCTGGGCATCGCGACCGTCTACCAGGACCTCGCGCTCTGCGACAACATCGACGTCGTCGGCAACCTCTACCTGGGCCGGGAGATCCGCAAGCGCGGCGTCCTGGACGAGGTGGAGATGGAGCGCCGCTCCCGGGAGCTGCTCGACACGCTGTCGATCCGTATCCCCAGCGTGCGCATCCCGATCGCCTCGCTCTCCGGCGGTCAGCGCCAGACCGTGGCCATCGCCCGTTCCATGCTCGGCGAGCCCAAGCTGGTCATCCTCGACGAGCCCACCGCCGCCCTCGGCGTCGAGCAGACCGCACAGGTCCTCGACCTGGTCGAGCGGCTGCGCGAGCGCGGCCACGCCGTGATCCTCATCAGCCACAACATGGCCGACGTGAAGGCCGTCGCGGACAAGGTCGCCGTGCTGCGCCTCGGCCGCAACAACGGCGTCTTCGAGGTCAAGTCGACCTCGCAGGAAGAGATCATCTCCGCCATCACCGGCGCCACCGACAACGCCGTGACCCGCCGTGCGGCGCGCACGAACGGGGAGGTTTCCAAGTGA
- a CDS encoding sugar ABC transporter permease translates to MSIDKTSAAPDDHVVENPEAAKAAVTVVDPRLLVREQGLKGYVSEFKRKMKSGDLGSIPVVIGLAIIWIIFTSLNSNFLTAGNLSDMSVAMVGTGMIAVGIVFVLLLGEIDLSVGSVSGVAGASFAVLNVTNGMNEWLAFVLAILTGTVAGALHGFFFAKIGVPAFAVTLAGLLFWNGFMLQILGSNGTINLDPDGVVAQLTSYYFSDVAAAYGLAVVVTAGFFLSSFLGNRRREAAGVPSRPLSDTIVRTVLLAVLAFTAAIVFNQYKGLPLAVVIFIAVLLVTDFVLRRTAYGRKVFALGGSVEASRRAGINVEMVRISVFAISGTFAAVGGLFIASKIAAANQGAGGGDLLMNAIAAAVIGGTSLFGGRGRTWNALLGVLVIVSIQYGLALEGIASPVQYMITGGVLLATVVIDAVTRKTQKTAGRA, encoded by the coding sequence GTGAGCATCGACAAGACCTCCGCGGCTCCGGACGACCACGTCGTGGAGAACCCCGAGGCGGCCAAGGCCGCCGTCACGGTGGTCGACCCCCGGCTGCTGGTGCGCGAGCAGGGCCTCAAGGGCTACGTCAGCGAGTTCAAGCGGAAGATGAAGTCCGGTGACCTGGGCTCCATCCCGGTCGTCATCGGCCTGGCGATCATCTGGATCATCTTCACGAGCCTGAACTCCAACTTCCTCACCGCGGGCAACCTGTCCGACATGTCCGTCGCCATGGTCGGCACGGGCATGATCGCCGTCGGCATCGTGTTCGTGCTGCTGCTCGGCGAGATCGACCTGTCCGTCGGCTCGGTCTCCGGTGTGGCGGGCGCGAGTTTCGCGGTGCTGAACGTCACCAACGGCATGAACGAGTGGCTCGCCTTCGTGCTGGCCATCCTCACCGGCACGGTCGCCGGTGCGCTGCACGGCTTCTTCTTCGCGAAGATCGGCGTGCCCGCCTTCGCCGTCACGCTGGCCGGTCTGCTGTTCTGGAACGGCTTCATGCTCCAGATCCTGGGCAGCAACGGCACCATCAACCTCGACCCGGACGGGGTCGTGGCCCAGCTGACCAGCTATTACTTCTCCGACGTGGCCGCCGCGTACGGTCTGGCCGTGGTGGTGACCGCCGGGTTCTTCCTCAGCTCCTTCCTCGGTAACCGGCGGCGCGAGGCGGCGGGTGTGCCGTCGCGGCCGCTGAGCGACACCATCGTGCGGACCGTGCTGCTGGCGGTGCTCGCCTTCACCGCCGCCATCGTCTTCAACCAGTACAAGGGCCTGCCGCTCGCCGTGGTGATCTTCATCGCGGTGCTGCTGGTCACGGACTTCGTGCTGCGCCGCACGGCGTACGGCCGGAAGGTGTTCGCGCTCGGCGGCAGCGTCGAGGCGTCCCGCCGGGCCGGCATCAACGTGGAGATGGTCCGGATCTCGGTGTTCGCGATCTCCGGCACCTTCGCGGCGGTGGGCGGTCTGTTCATCGCCTCGAAGATCGCCGCGGCCAACCAGGGCGCCGGCGGCGGTGACCTGCTGATGAACGCGATCGCCGCGGCGGTCATCGGCGGCACGTCGCTGTTCGGCGGCCGTGGACGCACCTGGAACGCGCTGCTCGGTGTCCTGGTGATCGTGTCGATCCAGTACGGCCTCGCCCTGGAGGGCATCGCCTCCCCGGTGCAGTACATGATCACCGGTGGTGTGCTGTTGGCCACGGTCGTCATCGACGCCGTCACCCGTAAGACGCAGAAGACCGCAGGGCGCGCCTAG
- a CDS encoding carbohydrate ABC transporter permease, producing MKTTETPAPLPAESGAPVTKTDVRPPPPVKEKKEGTVLNVFSHGVLVIWAFMVVMPLLWAVMTSFKDDRSIFSSPWSLPDSLHFDNWSRAWTQANMSDYFLNTVLVVGGSLIGTLVLGSMAAYVLARFDFPGNRFIYYLFIGGMSFPIMLALVPLFYVVNNMGLLNTIHGLILVYIAYSLPFTVFFLTAFFRTLPTSIAEAAFVDGASHSRTFFQIMLPMAKPGLISVGIFNFLGQWNQYMLPTVLNTDPDKRVLTQGLVQLAVSQGYKGDWSGLFAGLVMAMLPVLAAYIVFQRQVVQGLTAGALK from the coding sequence ATGAAGACGACCGAAACCCCCGCGCCGCTCCCGGCCGAGTCCGGAGCCCCGGTCACCAAGACGGACGTCCGGCCGCCGCCCCCCGTGAAGGAGAAGAAGGAGGGCACGGTCCTCAACGTCTTCTCCCACGGCGTCCTGGTCATCTGGGCGTTCATGGTGGTCATGCCGCTGCTCTGGGCGGTCATGACGTCCTTCAAGGACGACCGCTCGATCTTCAGCTCCCCCTGGTCGCTCCCGGACTCCCTGCACTTCGACAACTGGTCGCGGGCGTGGACCCAGGCCAACATGAGCGACTACTTCCTCAACACGGTCCTCGTGGTGGGCGGCTCACTCATCGGCACCCTGGTCCTCGGCTCCATGGCGGCCTACGTCCTGGCCCGCTTCGACTTCCCGGGCAACCGTTTCATCTACTACCTGTTCATCGGCGGCATGAGCTTCCCGATCATGCTCGCGCTGGTCCCGCTGTTCTACGTCGTGAACAACATGGGCCTGTTGAACACCATTCACGGCCTGATCCTGGTCTACATCGCCTACTCGCTGCCGTTCACCGTGTTCTTCCTGACGGCGTTCTTCCGCACGCTGCCGACGTCGATCGCCGAGGCGGCGTTCGTCGACGGGGCCTCCCACAGCCGCACGTTCTTCCAGATCATGCTGCCCATGGCCAAGCCGGGCCTGATCAGCGTCGGCATCTTCAACTTCCTGGGGCAGTGGAACCAGTACATGCTGCCGACGGTCCTCAACACCGACCCCGACAAGCGGGTCCTCACGCAGGGTCTGGTGCAGCTGGCGGTCAGCCAGGGGTACAAGGGCGACTGGTCGGGCCTGTTCGCGGGTCTGGTCATGGCGATGCTGCCGGTGCTCGCCGCGTACATCGTCTTCCAGCGGCAGGTGGTGCAGGGGCTCACGGCTGGTGCGCTGAAGTAA
- a CDS encoding carbohydrate ABC transporter permease produces MQHGKYRFIVGFLALPLGLYALFVIWPFIQSIYYSFTDWTGLSPEFKMVGFDNYSRMLDDDIFWKSLQHSLLFALLLPVVTIGLALFFAFMINVGGRKRKNGPVITGVRGSSFYKIVYFFPQVLSIAIVALLFAFAYNPDSGALNSLLRGIGLDHVQPLWLGDPDLALWAVMAVLVWSTVGFFVVLFSAGMASIPAEMYEAALLDGANRVTTFFRVTLPLLWDTVQSGWVYMGILALGAESFAVVQIMTTGPGGPDYSTTVMVLYVYQKAFRDGQAAYATTIGVALLVVTLAFAAVVMRLGRRERLEY; encoded by the coding sequence ATGCAGCACGGCAAGTACCGGTTCATCGTGGGCTTCCTGGCGTTGCCCCTGGGACTGTACGCGCTCTTCGTGATCTGGCCGTTCATCCAGTCCATCTATTACTCGTTCACGGACTGGACCGGCCTGAGCCCCGAATTCAAGATGGTCGGTTTCGACAACTACAGCCGGATGCTCGACGACGACATCTTCTGGAAGTCGTTGCAGCACAGCCTGCTGTTCGCCCTCCTGCTGCCGGTGGTGACGATCGGCCTCGCGCTGTTCTTCGCCTTCATGATCAACGTGGGCGGCAGAAAGAGAAAGAACGGCCCGGTGATCACCGGTGTCCGCGGCTCCTCCTTCTACAAGATCGTCTACTTCTTCCCGCAGGTCCTCTCGATCGCCATCGTCGCGCTGCTGTTCGCGTTCGCGTACAACCCGGACAGCGGCGCGCTCAACTCGCTCCTGCGCGGCATCGGCCTGGACCACGTCCAGCCCCTGTGGCTGGGCGACCCCGATCTGGCCCTCTGGGCGGTGATGGCGGTCCTCGTCTGGTCGACGGTCGGCTTCTTCGTCGTCCTCTTCTCCGCGGGCATGGCCTCCATCCCGGCGGAGATGTACGAGGCCGCGCTCCTGGACGGCGCGAACCGCGTCACCACGTTCTTCCGGGTCACCCTGCCCCTCCTCTGGGACACGGTGCAGTCCGGCTGGGTCTACATGGGCATCCTCGCCCTGGGCGCCGAGTCGTTCGCGGTCGTGCAGATCATGACGACCGGGCCGGGCGGTCCCGACTACTCGACCACCGTCATGGTCCTGTACGTGTACCAGAAGGCGTTCCGTGACGGGCAGGCCGCCTACGCCACCACCATCGGTGTCGCCCTGCTCGTCGTCACGCTGGCCTTCGCCGCCGTGGTGATGCGGCTGGGCCGTCGCGAGCGGCTGGAGTACTGA
- a CDS encoding ROK family transcriptional regulator, giving the protein METPGSQSSLHRANLERVVRAVRLAGSLTQAEIARTTGLSAATVSNIVRELKEGGTVEVTPTSAGGRRARSVSLSGDAGIVIGVDFGHTHLRVAIGNLAHQVLAEESEPLDVDASSTQGFDRAEQLVTRLIEATGVDRSKIAGVGLGVPGPIDVESGTLGSTAILPGWTGTKPAEELRGRLGVPVHVDNDANLGALGEMVWGSGRGVRDLAYIKVASGVGAGLVISGKIYRGPGGTAGEIGHITLDESGPVCRCGNRGCLETFAAARYVLPLLQSSHGTDLTMEGVVRLARDGDPGCRRVIADVGRHIGSGVANLCNLLNPSRVVLGGDLAEAGELVLGPIRESVGRYAIPSAARQLSVLPGALGGRAEVLGALALALSEMGDSTLLDGTAPGALQAVAPAFT; this is encoded by the coding sequence GTGGAGACTCCGGGGTCGCAGTCATCGCTGCACCGAGCCAACCTGGAGCGGGTCGTACGAGCCGTGCGCCTGGCGGGCTCCCTCACCCAGGCCGAGATCGCGCGGACGACAGGTCTGTCCGCGGCGACGGTGTCCAACATCGTCCGGGAGTTGAAGGAAGGCGGCACCGTCGAGGTCACACCGACCTCCGCCGGCGGCCGCAGGGCCCGCAGCGTGTCGCTGAGCGGCGACGCCGGCATCGTCATCGGCGTCGACTTCGGCCACACCCACCTCCGTGTCGCGATCGGCAACCTCGCCCACCAGGTCCTGGCGGAGGAGTCCGAGCCGCTGGACGTGGACGCCTCGTCCACCCAGGGCTTCGACCGCGCGGAACAGCTGGTCACCCGCCTGATCGAAGCCACCGGCGTCGACCGCTCCAAGATCGCCGGCGTCGGCCTCGGCGTCCCCGGCCCCATCGACGTCGAATCCGGCACCCTCGGCTCGACGGCCATCCTCCCCGGCTGGACCGGCACCAAGCCCGCCGAGGAGCTCCGCGGCCGCCTCGGCGTCCCCGTGCACGTGGACAACGACGCCAACCTCGGCGCCCTCGGCGAGATGGTCTGGGGCAGCGGCCGGGGTGTCCGCGACCTGGCCTACATCAAGGTCGCCAGCGGCGTCGGCGCCGGCCTGGTGATCAGCGGCAAGATCTACCGCGGCCCCGGCGGCACCGCAGGAGAAATCGGGCATATTACACTCGACGAGTCCGGCCCCGTCTGCCGTTGCGGCAACCGCGGCTGCCTGGAGACCTTCGCGGCCGCGCGCTACGTGCTCCCGCTCCTCCAGTCCAGTCACGGCACCGATCTGACCATGGAGGGCGTCGTACGGCTGGCGCGGGACGGAGACCCGGGCTGCCGTCGGGTGATCGCCGACGTCGGCCGCCACATCGGCAGTGGAGTGGCCAATCTCTGCAACCTGCTGAACCCGAGCCGCGTGGTCCTCGGCGGTGATCTCGCCGAGGCCGGTGAGCTGGTGCTCGGGCCGATCCGGGAGTCCGTCGGCCGCTACGCCATCCCCAGTGCGGCACGCCAGTTGTCCGTTCTCCCCGGCGCCCTCGGAGGCCGTGCGGAAGTGCTCGGAGCGCTCGCTCTAGCCCTCAGCGAGATGGGCGATTCGACCCTTTTGGACGGGACGGCTCCGGGTGCACTGCAGGCAGTGGCCCCTGCCTTCACTTAG